From Aquincola tertiaricarbonis, a single genomic window includes:
- a CDS encoding tyrosine-type recombinase/integrase — protein sequence MPRRAPVVADDVRTLRLGPHCFAHLRAVAEGVPVAESAQRYLAIEHGNQAPSAHRLLVERVAAVARRAGDPRWRLVGLRIEEPAGDPPALDAWVQAEGLDGWSQAEQLQLYQARFGQETPGEHRRRQRNARLRAHQRSLLRELEARAGEPASPLDLVDGWLAPALTEVVRRLGVLTLADLQARIARGGRWWLGLPSYGPVKAARLARYVQLLLPASPMPSWPVVTAGERLARYSGAQGLNRVPRGEGGFTGTDAENDHQAVQAWIAARAGSPATVKAYAREAERFILWCVLERQKALSDAGAEDCRAYMDFLAKVPDRWISRDNAHRMAPGWAPFKGPLSLASQKQALAALHSLFAWLVQARYLGSNPWVLVNRKLGDDPQGQGDDIGSRAFTPAAWQALIAYLDQAGDTPAHRRMRWVCMFASATGLRAAELIGAKVGHLQATPGGWVLRVHGKGRKNRMVPVPTSAMGATWAYLASRGLTMETAAPETPLLGSLSGEGGVGYRALHEAFARLVKQAFTGLPEAERRRVQRSSMHWLRHTHATRAAEHGVPPDILQENLGQSDPRTTARYYRAQLERRQQAMEDVFCAPP from the coding sequence ATGCCCCGCCGTGCGCCCGTGGTGGCCGATGACGTGAGGACGCTGCGCTTGGGGCCGCACTGCTTTGCGCACCTGCGCGCGGTCGCCGAAGGCGTGCCGGTGGCCGAGTCGGCCCAGCGCTACCTGGCCATCGAGCACGGCAACCAGGCGCCTTCGGCGCACCGGCTGCTGGTCGAGCGGGTGGCCGCCGTGGCGCGGCGGGCGGGCGATCCGCGCTGGCGCCTGGTGGGGTTGCGCATCGAAGAGCCGGCCGGCGATCCGCCGGCCTTGGACGCCTGGGTGCAGGCCGAAGGCCTGGACGGCTGGTCGCAGGCCGAGCAGCTGCAGCTGTACCAGGCGCGGTTTGGGCAAGAGACGCCGGGCGAGCACCGGCGCCGGCAGCGCAACGCGCGCTTGCGCGCGCACCAGCGCTCGCTGCTGCGCGAGCTCGAGGCCCGGGCCGGGGAGCCGGCGTCGCCGCTGGACTTGGTCGACGGCTGGCTAGCGCCTGCGTTGACCGAGGTGGTGCGGCGCCTGGGTGTGCTGACGCTGGCCGACCTGCAGGCGCGCATCGCCCGCGGTGGCCGCTGGTGGCTGGGTTTGCCCAGCTACGGCCCCGTCAAAGCCGCGCGCCTGGCGCGCTATGTCCAGCTGCTGCTACCGGCTTCGCCGATGCCGAGCTGGCCGGTGGTCACCGCCGGCGAACGCCTGGCGCGCTACAGCGGCGCGCAGGGCCTCAACCGGGTGCCGCGCGGGGAGGGCGGTTTTACGGGCACCGACGCCGAAAACGACCACCAGGCCGTGCAGGCGTGGATCGCGGCGCGCGCGGGGTCACCGGCCACGGTGAAGGCCTATGCCCGCGAGGCCGAGCGATTCATCTTGTGGTGCGTGCTGGAGCGCCAGAAGGCGCTGTCGGACGCGGGGGCCGAGGACTGCCGGGCCTACATGGACTTCTTGGCCAAGGTGCCGGACCGCTGGATCTCTCGTGATAACGCCCACCGGATGGCGCCGGGCTGGGCACCCTTCAAAGGGCCGTTGAGCCTGGCCAGCCAGAAGCAGGCGCTGGCGGCTTTGCACTCGTTGTTTGCGTGGCTGGTGCAGGCGCGGTACTTGGGCAGCAACCCGTGGGTGCTGGTCAACCGCAAGCTGGGCGACGATCCGCAGGGGCAGGGAGACGACATAGGGTCACGGGCCTTTACGCCGGCGGCCTGGCAGGCGCTGATCGCCTACCTCGATCAGGCCGGCGACACGCCAGCGCACCGGCGAATGCGATGGGTGTGCATGTTTGCGTCGGCCACCGGCCTGCGGGCGGCCGAGCTGATCGGCGCAAAGGTGGGGCACCTGCAGGCTACGCCGGGCGGCTGGGTGCTGCGCGTGCACGGCAAGGGGCGCAAAAACCGTATGGTGCCGGTGCCGACGTCGGCGATGGGGGCTACGTGGGCGTACTTGGCCAGCCGGGGATTGACGATGGAGACCGCTGCGCCGGAGACGCCCTTGTTGGGCTCACTGTCCGGGGAGGGCGGGGTGGGCTACCGGGCGTTGCACGAGGCGTTTGCGCGGCTGGTGAAGCAGGCGTTTACGGGGCTGCCTGAGGCTGAGCGTCGGCGGGTGCAGCGCAGTTCGATGCACTGGCTGCGGCATACCCACGCCACCCGGGCGGCTGAGCATGGGGTGCCGCCGGACATCCTGCAGGAGAACCTGGGACAGAGCGATCCGCGCACGACCGCCAGGTACTACCGGGCACAGTTGGAGCGCCGGCAGCAGGCGATGGAGGACGTGTTTTGTGCACCGCCTTGA